One part of the Flavobacterium johnsoniae UW101 genome encodes these proteins:
- a CDS encoding NADP-dependent isocitrate dehydrogenase produces the protein MTQNSKIFYTLTDEAPLLATYSLLPIVQAFTSTAGIAIETRDISLAGRILSNFPESLTDAQKTGDALAELGQLATQPEANIIKLPNISASVPQLKAAIAELQSHGYNVPNYPEDPQNDSEKEIKAKYAKVLGSAVNPVLREGNSDRRAPRAVKNFAKANPHSMGAWSADSKTKVASMSNGDFYGSEKSLTVNDANDVKIEFVAKDGTTTVLKASTPLKAGEIIDSSVLSVNKLKAFAADVIAEAKAAGVLLSVHLKATMMKVSDPIIFGAIVEVYFADVFKKYASLFAELNVDTRNGLGDIYAKIAGRPEQAEVEAAIDQAIADGPALAMVNSDKGITNLHVPSDVIVDASMPAMIRTSGQMWNKEGKAQDTFAVIPDRSYAGVYTATIDFCKKHGAFDPKTMGSVPNVGLMAQKAEEYGSHDKTFQIKGDGVVRVVDQNGNVLMEQNVEANDIFRMCQAKDAPIQDWVKLAVNRARLSDTPAVFWLDENRAHDRELIVKVQKYLKDYDTTNLDIRILNPIAATEFTLDRIIKGLDTISVTGNVLRDYLTDLFPILELGTSAKMLSIVPLMNGGGLFETGAGGSAPKHVEQFTEEGYLRWDSLGEFLALGASLEHLGQTLDNSKAIVLSETLDQANDKFLANDKSPARKVGQIDNRGSHFYLAFYWAQALAAQDKDAELKAIFTPIAAEFEANEAKIDAELIAAQGKAQNIGGYYQPTPELVSKAMRPSETFNAIIAKIK, from the coding sequence ATGACACAGAATTCAAAAATTTTTTACACCTTAACTGATGAGGCGCCATTATTAGCGACTTATTCTTTATTACCTATTGTCCAAGCTTTTACTTCTACAGCTGGTATTGCTATTGAAACTAGAGACATCTCTTTGGCAGGAAGAATTTTATCTAATTTCCCTGAATCTTTAACAGATGCTCAAAAAACAGGAGATGCTCTTGCAGAACTTGGCCAATTAGCAACTCAGCCAGAAGCTAACATTATTAAATTACCAAACATTTCAGCATCTGTACCGCAATTAAAAGCGGCTATTGCTGAATTACAATCACATGGTTATAATGTTCCTAATTACCCGGAAGATCCACAAAACGATTCTGAAAAGGAAATTAAAGCAAAATATGCAAAAGTATTAGGTTCTGCAGTAAACCCTGTTTTACGCGAAGGTAACTCAGATCGTAGAGCGCCAAGAGCCGTTAAAAACTTTGCAAAAGCAAATCCACACTCAATGGGTGCATGGTCTGCTGACTCAAAAACAAAGGTAGCTTCTATGTCAAACGGTGATTTCTATGGAAGCGAAAAATCACTAACTGTAAATGACGCTAATGATGTAAAAATTGAATTTGTTGCTAAAGACGGAACTACAACTGTTTTAAAAGCAAGTACTCCGCTAAAAGCAGGTGAAATTATTGACAGCTCAGTTTTAAGTGTAAATAAATTAAAAGCTTTTGCTGCAGATGTAATCGCTGAGGCTAAAGCTGCAGGAGTTTTACTTTCTGTACACTTAAAAGCTACAATGATGAAAGTTTCTGATCCAATTATCTTTGGCGCTATCGTTGAAGTATATTTTGCAGATGTTTTCAAAAAATACGCTTCTTTATTTGCTGAATTAAACGTTGATACAAGAAACGGTTTAGGCGATATCTACGCTAAAATTGCCGGAAGACCAGAGCAGGCAGAAGTTGAAGCTGCTATCGATCAGGCAATCGCTGACGGACCAGCTTTAGCAATGGTTAATTCTGATAAAGGAATTACAAACTTACACGTTCCATCTGACGTAATTGTTGATGCTTCTATGCCGGCAATGATTCGTACTTCTGGACAAATGTGGAACAAAGAAGGTAAAGCACAAGATACATTCGCTGTTATTCCAGACAGATCTTATGCTGGTGTTTATACTGCAACTATCGATTTCTGTAAAAAACACGGTGCTTTTGACCCAAAAACAATGGGAAGTGTTCCTAACGTTGGATTAATGGCTCAAAAAGCAGAAGAATACGGATCTCACGACAAAACTTTCCAAATTAAAGGAGATGGTGTTGTACGTGTGGTTGACCAAAACGGAAATGTTTTAATGGAACAAAACGTTGAAGCAAACGATATTTTCAGAATGTGTCAGGCAAAAGACGCTCCTATTCAGGACTGGGTTAAATTGGCTGTAAACAGAGCTCGTTTATCTGATACTCCTGCTGTTTTCTGGTTAGACGAAAACAGAGCACACGATAGAGAATTGATCGTAAAAGTTCAAAAATACCTTAAAGACTACGATACTACAAACTTAGATATCCGTATTTTAAACCCAATTGCTGCTACAGAATTTACTTTAGACAGAATCATCAAAGGTTTAGATACAATTTCTGTAACTGGAAACGTTTTACGTGACTATTTAACAGATTTATTCCCAATTTTAGAATTAGGAACTTCTGCAAAAATGTTATCTATCGTTCCTTTAATGAACGGTGGCGGATTGTTTGAAACTGGTGCTGGAGGATCTGCTCCAAAACACGTTGAGCAATTTACAGAAGAAGGATACTTACGTTGGGATTCTCTTGGAGAATTTTTAGCTCTTGGTGCTTCATTAGAGCATTTAGGACAAACTTTAGACAATTCTAAAGCAATTGTTTTATCTGAAACTTTAGATCAGGCAAACGATAAATTCTTAGCAAACGATAAATCTCCAGCTCGTAAAGTTGGTCAGATTGATAACCGTGGATCTCACTTTTATTTAGCATTCTACTGGGCTCAGGCTTTAGCTGCTCAGGACAAAGATGCTGAATTGAAAGCGATCTTTACTCCAATTGCTGCTGAATTTGAAGCAAACGAAGCTAAAATCGATGCTGAATTAATTGCTGCACAAGGAAAAGCTCAAAACATTGGCGGTTATTATCAGCCAACTCCTGAGTTAGTAAGCAAAGCAATGCGTCCTAGTGAAACATTCAATGCTATTATTGCTAAAATCAAATAA
- the rplS gene encoding 50S ribosomal protein L19 has translation MADLLKFVQNEFVAKKDFPDFGAGDTITVFYEIKEGEKTRTQFFKGVVIQRRGSGTTETFTIRKMSGAIGVERIFPVNLPALQKIEINKKGAVRRARIFYFRELTGKKAKIKDKRR, from the coding sequence ATGGCAGATTTATTAAAATTCGTTCAAAACGAATTCGTTGCTAAAAAAGATTTCCCAGATTTCGGAGCTGGAGACACAATCACTGTTTTCTACGAAATTAAAGAGGGTGAAAAAACAAGAACTCAGTTTTTTAAAGGAGTTGTTATTCAAAGAAGAGGTTCTGGAACTACAGAAACTTTCACGATTCGTAAAATGTCTGGAGCTATTGGAGTTGAACGTATCTTCCCAGTAAACTTACCAGCTTTACAAAAAATCGAAATCAACAAAAAAGGTGCAGTTCGTAGAGCTAGAATTTTCTACTTCAGAGAACTTACTGGTAAAAAAGCTAAGATTAAAGATAAAAGAAGATAA
- the trmD gene encoding tRNA (guanosine(37)-N1)-methyltransferase TrmD, with product MRIDIITVLPELLRSPFEASIMKRAIDKGLVEVHFHNLRDYTTNKQKSVDDYQFGGGAGMVMMIQPIDDCITHLKSEREYDEIIYMSPDGETLNQKMANKMSMYENIIILCGHYKGVDQRVRDHFITKEISIGDYVLSGGELGALVLSDALIRLIPGVLSDETSALTDSFQDNLLSGPIYTRPADYKGWKVPEVLTSGHAAKIEKWREDAAYEHTKNRRPDLLEEH from the coding sequence ATGCGAATTGACATTATAACGGTTTTGCCAGAATTATTAAGAAGTCCGTTTGAGGCTTCGATTATGAAACGTGCTATTGACAAAGGTTTGGTTGAAGTACATTTTCATAATTTGCGCGACTATACAACCAACAAACAAAAAAGCGTAGATGATTATCAGTTTGGCGGAGGCGCCGGAATGGTCATGATGATACAGCCAATTGACGATTGTATTACACATTTAAAAAGTGAGCGTGAATACGACGAAATCATTTATATGTCTCCAGACGGCGAAACTTTAAACCAAAAAATGGCCAACAAAATGTCAATGTATGAAAACATAATTATTTTATGCGGACATTATAAAGGTGTCGATCAGCGCGTAAGAGATCATTTTATTACGAAAGAAATTTCTATTGGTGATTATGTTTTATCTGGCGGAGAATTAGGCGCTTTGGTTTTATCTGATGCTTTGATTCGTTTAATTCCGGGTGTTTTAAGTGATGAAACTTCAGCCTTAACGGATAGTTTTCAGGATAATTTACTTTCTGGACCTATATATACAAGACCAGCCGATTATAAAGGATGGAAAGTTCCCGAAGTTTTAACCAGCGGGCATGCTGCTAAAATAGAAAAATGGCGTGAAGATGCCGCATACGAACATACTAAAAACAGACGACCGGATTTATTGGAAGAGCATTAA
- the tnpA gene encoding IS200/IS605 family transposase: protein MANTYTQIHIHFVFAVKYRKAIIHKNWRDELFKYISGIIKNNNHKLLAINGVSDHVHILIGIRPVQSISELMKTVKQNSSKWINENKFINSHFEWQEGYGAFSYSKSQLNAVIEYIQKQEQHHKKKTFREEYINFLEKFEVDYDEKFIFKELI, encoded by the coding sequence ATGGCAAACACCTATACGCAAATACATATTCATTTTGTTTTTGCTGTGAAATACAGAAAAGCAATTATTCACAAAAACTGGAGAGATGAATTGTTCAAGTATATTTCGGGAATCATAAAAAATAATAATCATAAACTTCTAGCGATAAATGGTGTTTCAGATCATGTTCATATTTTGATCGGTATTAGACCTGTACAGTCAATATCAGAATTGATGAAAACTGTGAAACAAAATTCATCAAAATGGATAAATGAAAATAAATTTATAAACAGTCATTTTGAATGGCAGGAAGGGTATGGAGCATTTTCATATAGTAAATCTCAATTGAATGCCGTTATAGAATATATTCAGAAGCAAGAACAACATCATAAAAAGAAAACATTTAGAGAAGAATACATCAATTTTCTTGAAAAATTTGAAGTTGATTATGATGAAAAGTTTATTTTTAAAGAACTAATTTAA
- a CDS encoding NADPH-dependent FMN reductase yields MSPQTIKIIAITGSTRKNSSNYKILKHISEQIKTGFEVEIFEDLDTIPHFNPDLDTENPPKEVASLRNKIKEADGVIICTPEYVFSLPGSLKNALEWFVSTTIFSNKKTGLITASASGEMGHEQLLLIMKTLEAKFDNNTQLLIQGIRGKVDADGKIINEETKAALQNFTNNFENQFLY; encoded by the coding sequence ATGTCTCCACAAACAATAAAAATTATAGCCATAACCGGCAGTACAAGAAAAAACTCAAGTAATTATAAAATTCTAAAACATATTTCTGAGCAAATTAAAACAGGTTTTGAAGTCGAAATATTTGAAGATTTAGATACCATTCCTCATTTTAATCCAGATTTGGATACCGAAAACCCTCCGAAAGAAGTTGCATCATTAAGAAATAAAATAAAAGAGGCAGACGGAGTAATAATATGCACTCCAGAATACGTGTTCAGTTTACCTGGAAGTTTAAAGAATGCTTTAGAATGGTTTGTTTCGACTACTATTTTTTCAAATAAAAAGACGGGATTAATAACCGCTTCGGCGTCTGGAGAAATGGGACACGAACAACTCCTGCTGATTATGAAAACCCTTGAAGCTAAATTTGATAATAATACACAATTATTAATACAAGGCATTCGAGGTAAAGTAGATGCAGACGGAAAAATTATAAATGAAGAAACCAAAGCAGCCCTTCAAAACTTCACAAATAACTTTGAAAATCAATTTTTATATTAA